The Saccopteryx leptura isolate mSacLep1 chromosome 2, mSacLep1_pri_phased_curated, whole genome shotgun sequence genome has a window encoding:
- the PBXIP1 gene encoding pre-B-cell leukemia transcription factor-interacting protein 1 isoform X2: protein MDPEPQRAAQVPWSPAKADEEELAETLDGEEMLFQSESSQSGLILPEETEAKGIMEGDGHGMESPGSGDTMDQEDLEETLTVTDLGPDTQDLEGQSPQQSLPSSPKADWIREETHRTSSDDDTDVDVEGLRRRWGRQPSAPQPLVSLGVEDEATDEGVSRELGISLNMCLLGALVLLGLGILLFSGGLSESESDEPMEEVELQVFPDATVDPEMPGAVGDRPDGLRRQLQASAPPDSVPSLQNMALLLDKLAKENQDIRLLQAQLQAQKEELQRLMQQPKRLEEENAQLRGALQQGKASQRALESELQQLRARLQGFEADCIRGTDGVCLNWGRGPQGGQVTKEQGPLRQETGTGFLEQKERLEAEAQALRQELERQQRLLGSVQQDLEQSLRDAGQGDPAHAGLAELGHRLAQKLQGLGNRGQHPWVPANASEAWHQEPRFQSSREQSGKEKWDGQGDRKAEQWKHKKEESGWERMNWGGEKDRQLVGRWKEGKSRAEEWGKKDGKGKGPKEPSRKNGRPHSGERQKHLQWKEGAKDRHDPLPFWAELSRHKYRAPQGCSGVQECARQEGLAFFGMELAPVQQQELASLLRTYLARLPWAGQLTKELPLSPAFFGEDGIFRHDRLHFRDFVNALEDSLEEVAVRQTGDDDEVDDFENFIFSHFFGDKALKKRLRKKDKHFRGPRVVGPREEHSHHHRG from the exons ATGGACCCAGAACCTCAGAGAGCTGCCCAGGTCCCTTGGAGCCCCGCTAAGGCAGATGAGGAAGAATTAGCCGAGACCTTGGATGGAGAAG AGATGCTCTTCCAGAGTGAAAGCTCCCAGTCTGGTCTCATTCTGCCAGAGGAGACTGAGGCTAAG GGCATCATGGAAGGTGATGGTCATGGTATGGAGTCCCCTGGCTCAGGAGACACAATGGACCAGGAAGACTTGGAGGAGACCCTCACGGTGACAGACCTGGGACCAGATACACAGGACCTAGAGGGTCAGAGTCCCCAACAGAGCCTTCCCTCATCCCCTAAAGCAG ACTGGATCAGGGAGGAGACCCACCGCACCAGCAGTGACGACGACACTGACGTGGACGTGGAGGGTCTGCGGAGACGGTGGGGCCGGCAGCCCAGCGCTCCTCAGCCTCTGGTGTCTCTGGGTGTGGAGGACGAGGCCACAGACGAGGGTGTAAGCAGGGAGCTGGGCATCTCCCTCAACATGTGCCTCCTGGGGGCCCTGGTTCTGCTGGGCCTGGGGATCCTCCTCTTCTCAG GTGGCCTCTCAGAGTCTGAGAGCGATG AGCCCATGGAGGAAGTGGAACTGCAGGTCTTTCCAGATGCCACGGTGGACCCCGAGATGCCGGGTGCTGTGGGGGATCGGCCG GATGGGCTAAGGCGGCAGCTGCAGGCCTCAGCGCCCCCTGACAGTGTCCCCAGCCTGCAGAACATGGCCCTTCTGCTGGACAAGTTGGCCAAGGAGAATCAGGATATCCGGCTGCTACAGGCGCAGCTGCAG GCCCAGAAGGAGGAGCTTCAGCGCCTGATGCAACAGCCCAAAAGGCTAGAAGAGGAGAATGCCCAGCTCCGAGGGGCCCTGCAGCAGGGCAAGGCCTCCCAGAGGGCCCTGGAGTCAGAGCTGCAGCAGCTACGGGCCCGTCTCCAGGGGTTTGAGGCTGACTGCATCAGGGGAACAGATGGAGTCTGCCtcaactggggcagaggcccacaGGGTGGCCAGGTCACTAAAGAGCAAGGGCCTCTGAGGCAGGAGACAGGCACTGGCTTCCTAGAGCAGAAGGAACGGCTAGAGGCCGAGGCCCAGGCATTAAGACAAGAGTTGGAGAGGCAGCAGCGGCTACTGGGGTCTGTGCAGCAGGACCTGGAGCAGAGCTTGAGGGATGCAGGCCAAGGGGATCCAGCTCATGCTGGCCTTGCTGAGCTGGGCCACAGGCTTGCCCAGAAGCTGCAAGGCCTAGGGAACCGGGGCCAGCACCCTTGGGTGCCTGCTAATGCCTCAGAAGCCTGGCATCAGGAGCCCCGCTTCCAGAGTTCCAGAGAGCAGAGTGGAAAAGAAAAGTGGGATGGGCAGGGGGACCGGAAGGCTGAACAGTGGAAGCATAAAAAGGAGGAATCTGGCTGGGAAAGGATGAACTGGGGGGGTGAGAAGGACAGGCAGCTGGTAGGGAGGTGGAAGGAGGGCAAGTCAAGGGCAGAGGAGTGGGGTAAGAAGGATGGTAAGGGAAAGGGCCCCAAGGAACCCTCCAGGAAAAATGGGCGCCCCCACTCTGGAGAAAGGCAGAAGCACCTTCAGTGGAAGGAAGGGGCTAAAGACAGACATGATCCCCTGCCATTCTGGGCAGAGCTATCTAGGCACAAGTACCGGGCTCCCCAAGGCTGCTCGGGTGTGCAGGAGTGTGCCCGACAGGAGGGCCTGGCCTTCTTTGGCATGGAGTTGGCTCCAGTGCAGCAACAGGAGCTGGCCTCTCTGCTGAGGACATACCTGGCACGGCTGCCCTGGGCTGGGCAGTTGACCAAGGAGCTACCCCTCTCCCCTGCTTTCTTTGGTGAAGATGGCATTTTTCGTCACGATCGCCTCCACTTTCGGGACTTTGTGAATGCCTTGGAGGACAGCCTGGAGGAGGTGGCTGTGAGACAGACAGGGGATGATGATGAGGTGGATGACTTTGAGAACTTCATCTTCAGCCACTTCTTTGGAGACAAAGCACTGAAGAAGAG
- the PYGO2 gene encoding pygopus homolog 2 isoform X2, with translation MKSPEKKRRKSNTQGPAYSHLTEFAPPPTPMVDHLVASNPFEDDFGAPKVGGAAPPFLGSPVPFGGFRVQGGMAGQVPPGYGTGGGGGPQPLRRQPPPFPPNPMGPAFNMPQGPGYPPPGNMNFSSQPFNQPLGQNFSPSGGQMMPGPVGGFGPMISPTMGQPPRGELGPPSLPQRFAQPGVPFGPSPLQRPGQGLPSLPPNTSPFPGPDPGFPGPGGEDGGKPLNPPAPTAFPQEPHSGSPVAAVNGNQPSFPPNNSGRGGGTPDANSLAPPGKAGGGSGPQPPPGLVYPCGACRSEVNDDQDAILCEASCQKWFHRECTGMTESAYGLLTTEASAVWACDLCLKTKEIQSVYIREGMGQLVAANDG, from the coding sequence GGCCCTGCATACTCACATCTGACGGAGTTTGCACCACCCCCGACTCCTATGGTGGATCACCTGGTTGCATCCAACCCTTTTGAGGATGACTTTGGAGCCCCTAAGGTGGGGGGTGCAGCCCCTCCATTCCTTGGCAGTCCTGTCCCCTTTGGAGGCTTCCGTGTACAGGGTGGCATGGCAGGCCAAGTACCCCCAGGCTACGGCACTGGAGGTGGAGGGGGTCCCCAACCTCTTCGTCGTCagcccccccctttccctcccaacCCTATGGGCCCTGCTTTCAACATGCCTCAGGGACCTGGCTACCCACCTCCCGGCAACATGAACTTTTCTAGTCAACCCTTCAATCAGCCTCTGGGTCAGAACTTTAGCCCTTCTGGTGGGCAGATGATGCCAGGCCCAGTGGGAGGGTTTGGCCCCATGATCTCACCCACCATGGGACAACCTCCCAGAGGGGAGCTGggccctccttctcttccccaacGCTTTGCCCAGCCAGGGGTGCCTTTTGGCCCATCTCCTCTTCAGAGACCTGGTCAGGGGCTCCCTAGCTTGCCTCCCAACACAAGTCCTTTCCCTGGTCCAGACCCTGGCTTTCCTGGTCCTGGTGGTGAGGATGGGGGGAAGCCCCTGAATCCACCTGCTCCCACTGCTTTTCCCCAGGAGCCCCACTCAGGCTCCCCAGTTGCTGCTGTTAATGGGAATCAGCCCAGTTTCCCCCCAAACAAcagtgggcggggtgggggcacTCCAGATGCCAATAGCCTAGCACCCCCTGGCAAGGCAGGTGGGGGCTCAGGGCCCCAGCCTCCTCCAGGCCTGGTGTATCCATGTGGTGCCTGTCGGAGTGAGGTGAACGATGACCAGGATGCAATTCTGTGTGAGGCCTCCTGCCAGAAGTGGTTCCACCGAGAGTGCACAGGCATGACTGAGAGCGCCTATGGACTGCTGACCACTGAGGCCTCTGCAGTCTGGGCCTGTGATCTCTGCCTCAAGACCAAGGAGATCCAATCTGTCTACATCCGTGAGGGCATGGGGCAGCTGGTGGCTGCCAATGATGGGTGA
- the PBXIP1 gene encoding pre-B-cell leukemia transcription factor-interacting protein 1 isoform X1, translating to MASCPASDNSWVLAGSENLPVETLGPESSMDPEPQRAAQVPWSPAKADEEELAETLDGEEMLFQSESSQSGLILPEETEAKGIMEGDGHGMESPGSGDTMDQEDLEETLTVTDLGPDTQDLEGQSPQQSLPSSPKADWIREETHRTSSDDDTDVDVEGLRRRWGRQPSAPQPLVSLGVEDEATDEGVSRELGISLNMCLLGALVLLGLGILLFSGGLSESESDEPMEEVELQVFPDATVDPEMPGAVGDRPDGLRRQLQASAPPDSVPSLQNMALLLDKLAKENQDIRLLQAQLQAQKEELQRLMQQPKRLEEENAQLRGALQQGKASQRALESELQQLRARLQGFEADCIRGTDGVCLNWGRGPQGGQVTKEQGPLRQETGTGFLEQKERLEAEAQALRQELERQQRLLGSVQQDLEQSLRDAGQGDPAHAGLAELGHRLAQKLQGLGNRGQHPWVPANASEAWHQEPRFQSSREQSGKEKWDGQGDRKAEQWKHKKEESGWERMNWGGEKDRQLVGRWKEGKSRAEEWGKKDGKGKGPKEPSRKNGRPHSGERQKHLQWKEGAKDRHDPLPFWAELSRHKYRAPQGCSGVQECARQEGLAFFGMELAPVQQQELASLLRTYLARLPWAGQLTKELPLSPAFFGEDGIFRHDRLHFRDFVNALEDSLEEVAVRQTGDDDEVDDFENFIFSHFFGDKALKKRLRKKDKHFRGPRVVGPREEHSHHHRG from the exons ATGGCCTCCTGCCCAGCTTCGGACAATAGCTGGGTGCTTGCTGGTTCAGAG AACCTGCCTGTGGAGACCCTGGGCCCAGAATCCAGCATGGACCCAGAACCTCAGAGAGCTGCCCAGGTCCCTTGGAGCCCCGCTAAGGCAGATGAGGAAGAATTAGCCGAGACCTTGGATGGAGAAG AGATGCTCTTCCAGAGTGAAAGCTCCCAGTCTGGTCTCATTCTGCCAGAGGAGACTGAGGCTAAG GGCATCATGGAAGGTGATGGTCATGGTATGGAGTCCCCTGGCTCAGGAGACACAATGGACCAGGAAGACTTGGAGGAGACCCTCACGGTGACAGACCTGGGACCAGATACACAGGACCTAGAGGGTCAGAGTCCCCAACAGAGCCTTCCCTCATCCCCTAAAGCAG ACTGGATCAGGGAGGAGACCCACCGCACCAGCAGTGACGACGACACTGACGTGGACGTGGAGGGTCTGCGGAGACGGTGGGGCCGGCAGCCCAGCGCTCCTCAGCCTCTGGTGTCTCTGGGTGTGGAGGACGAGGCCACAGACGAGGGTGTAAGCAGGGAGCTGGGCATCTCCCTCAACATGTGCCTCCTGGGGGCCCTGGTTCTGCTGGGCCTGGGGATCCTCCTCTTCTCAG GTGGCCTCTCAGAGTCTGAGAGCGATG AGCCCATGGAGGAAGTGGAACTGCAGGTCTTTCCAGATGCCACGGTGGACCCCGAGATGCCGGGTGCTGTGGGGGATCGGCCG GATGGGCTAAGGCGGCAGCTGCAGGCCTCAGCGCCCCCTGACAGTGTCCCCAGCCTGCAGAACATGGCCCTTCTGCTGGACAAGTTGGCCAAGGAGAATCAGGATATCCGGCTGCTACAGGCGCAGCTGCAG GCCCAGAAGGAGGAGCTTCAGCGCCTGATGCAACAGCCCAAAAGGCTAGAAGAGGAGAATGCCCAGCTCCGAGGGGCCCTGCAGCAGGGCAAGGCCTCCCAGAGGGCCCTGGAGTCAGAGCTGCAGCAGCTACGGGCCCGTCTCCAGGGGTTTGAGGCTGACTGCATCAGGGGAACAGATGGAGTCTGCCtcaactggggcagaggcccacaGGGTGGCCAGGTCACTAAAGAGCAAGGGCCTCTGAGGCAGGAGACAGGCACTGGCTTCCTAGAGCAGAAGGAACGGCTAGAGGCCGAGGCCCAGGCATTAAGACAAGAGTTGGAGAGGCAGCAGCGGCTACTGGGGTCTGTGCAGCAGGACCTGGAGCAGAGCTTGAGGGATGCAGGCCAAGGGGATCCAGCTCATGCTGGCCTTGCTGAGCTGGGCCACAGGCTTGCCCAGAAGCTGCAAGGCCTAGGGAACCGGGGCCAGCACCCTTGGGTGCCTGCTAATGCCTCAGAAGCCTGGCATCAGGAGCCCCGCTTCCAGAGTTCCAGAGAGCAGAGTGGAAAAGAAAAGTGGGATGGGCAGGGGGACCGGAAGGCTGAACAGTGGAAGCATAAAAAGGAGGAATCTGGCTGGGAAAGGATGAACTGGGGGGGTGAGAAGGACAGGCAGCTGGTAGGGAGGTGGAAGGAGGGCAAGTCAAGGGCAGAGGAGTGGGGTAAGAAGGATGGTAAGGGAAAGGGCCCCAAGGAACCCTCCAGGAAAAATGGGCGCCCCCACTCTGGAGAAAGGCAGAAGCACCTTCAGTGGAAGGAAGGGGCTAAAGACAGACATGATCCCCTGCCATTCTGGGCAGAGCTATCTAGGCACAAGTACCGGGCTCCCCAAGGCTGCTCGGGTGTGCAGGAGTGTGCCCGACAGGAGGGCCTGGCCTTCTTTGGCATGGAGTTGGCTCCAGTGCAGCAACAGGAGCTGGCCTCTCTGCTGAGGACATACCTGGCACGGCTGCCCTGGGCTGGGCAGTTGACCAAGGAGCTACCCCTCTCCCCTGCTTTCTTTGGTGAAGATGGCATTTTTCGTCACGATCGCCTCCACTTTCGGGACTTTGTGAATGCCTTGGAGGACAGCCTGGAGGAGGTGGCTGTGAGACAGACAGGGGATGATGATGAGGTGGATGACTTTGAGAACTTCATCTTCAGCCACTTCTTTGGAGACAAAGCACTGAAGAAGAG
- the PYGO2 gene encoding pygopus homolog 2 isoform X3, whose product MVDHLVASNPFEDDFGAPKVGGAAPPFLGSPVPFGGFRVQGGMAGQVPPGYGTGGGGGPQPLRRQPPPFPPNPMGPAFNMPQGPGYPPPGNMNFSSQPFNQPLGQNFSPSGGQMMPGPVGGFGPMISPTMGQPPRGELGPPSLPQRFAQPGVPFGPSPLQRPGQGLPSLPPNTSPFPGPDPGFPGPGGEDGGKPLNPPAPTAFPQEPHSGSPVAAVNGNQPSFPPNNSGRGGGTPDANSLAPPGKAGGGSGPQPPPGLVYPCGACRSEVNDDQDAILCEASCQKWFHRECTGMTESAYGLLTTEASAVWACDLCLKTKEIQSVYIREGMGQLVAANDG is encoded by the coding sequence ATGGTGGATCACCTGGTTGCATCCAACCCTTTTGAGGATGACTTTGGAGCCCCTAAGGTGGGGGGTGCAGCCCCTCCATTCCTTGGCAGTCCTGTCCCCTTTGGAGGCTTCCGTGTACAGGGTGGCATGGCAGGCCAAGTACCCCCAGGCTACGGCACTGGAGGTGGAGGGGGTCCCCAACCTCTTCGTCGTCagcccccccctttccctcccaacCCTATGGGCCCTGCTTTCAACATGCCTCAGGGACCTGGCTACCCACCTCCCGGCAACATGAACTTTTCTAGTCAACCCTTCAATCAGCCTCTGGGTCAGAACTTTAGCCCTTCTGGTGGGCAGATGATGCCAGGCCCAGTGGGAGGGTTTGGCCCCATGATCTCACCCACCATGGGACAACCTCCCAGAGGGGAGCTGggccctccttctcttccccaacGCTTTGCCCAGCCAGGGGTGCCTTTTGGCCCATCTCCTCTTCAGAGACCTGGTCAGGGGCTCCCTAGCTTGCCTCCCAACACAAGTCCTTTCCCTGGTCCAGACCCTGGCTTTCCTGGTCCTGGTGGTGAGGATGGGGGGAAGCCCCTGAATCCACCTGCTCCCACTGCTTTTCCCCAGGAGCCCCACTCAGGCTCCCCAGTTGCTGCTGTTAATGGGAATCAGCCCAGTTTCCCCCCAAACAAcagtgggcggggtgggggcacTCCAGATGCCAATAGCCTAGCACCCCCTGGCAAGGCAGGTGGGGGCTCAGGGCCCCAGCCTCCTCCAGGCCTGGTGTATCCATGTGGTGCCTGTCGGAGTGAGGTGAACGATGACCAGGATGCAATTCTGTGTGAGGCCTCCTGCCAGAAGTGGTTCCACCGAGAGTGCACAGGCATGACTGAGAGCGCCTATGGACTGCTGACCACTGAGGCCTCTGCAGTCTGGGCCTGTGATCTCTGCCTCAAGACCAAGGAGATCCAATCTGTCTACATCCGTGAGGGCATGGGGCAGCTGGTGGCTGCCAATGATGGGTGA